One genomic segment of Canis lupus baileyi chromosome 33, mCanLup2.hap1, whole genome shotgun sequence includes these proteins:
- the OSTC gene encoding oligosaccharyltransferase complex subunit OSTC, with the protein METLYRVPFLVLECPNLKLKKPPWVHMPSAMTVYALVVVSYFLITGGIIYDVIVEPPSVGSMTDEHGHQRPVAFLAYRVNGQYIMEGLASSFLFTMGGLGFIILDRSNAPNIPKLNRFLLLFIGFVCVLLSFFMARVFMRMKLPGYLMG; encoded by the exons ATGGAGACCTTGTACCGCGTCCCGTTCTTAGTGCTCGAATGCCCCAACCTGAAGCTGAAGAAGCCGCCCTGGGTGCACATGCCGTCGGCCATGACGGTGTACGCTCTGGTGGTGGTGTCTTACTTCCTCATCACCGGAG GAATAATTTATGATGTTATTGTTGAACCTCCAAGTGTTGGTTCTATGACTGATGAACATGGACATCAGAGACCAGTAGCTTTCTTGGCCTACAG AGTAAATGGACAATATATTATGGAAGGACTTGCATCCAGCTTCCTGTTTACAATGGGGGGTCTAGGTTTCATAATCCTGGACCGATCGAATGCACCAAACATTCCAAAACTCAATAGATTTCTTCTTCTATTCATTGGATTCGTCTGTGTCCTATTGAGTTTTTTCATGGCTAGAGTATTCATGAGAATGAAACTGCC GGGCTACCTGATGGGTTAA